A portion of the Anopheles marshallii chromosome X unlocalized genomic scaffold, idAnoMarsDA_429_01 X_unloc_1, whole genome shotgun sequence genome contains these proteins:
- the LOC128716747 gene encoding uncharacterized protein LOC128716747, protein MVWDVPDPQVGEHVSAADVRLWEAWNGTKTACARVSVKAAEKVAESTIKVKYTSCVVRLVQPRAKKQLRCYKCLEIGHVRAACKSEVDRSACCIRCGKPDHQAKNCTAEVCSAVCNGPHHVGHPTCRR, encoded by the exons ATGGTCTGGGATGTACCAGATC CGCAGGTGGGGGAGCATGTTTCAGCGGCAGACGTTCGACTGTGGGAAGCCTGGAATGGCACGAAGACGGCGTGCGCGCGCGTCTCGGTCAAAGCCGCGGAGAAGGTGGCGGAGAGCACCATCAAGGTGAAGTACACCTCGTGCGTCGTCCGCCTGGTCCAGCCGCGTGCCAAGAAACAGCTACGCTGCTACAAGTGCCTGGAGATAGGGCACGTCCGGGCAGCGTGCAAGAGCGAGGTGGATCGCTCGGCctgctgcattcgctgcgggaagccagatcaccaggcgaagaacTGCACAGCGGAGGTGTGCAGTGCCGTGTGCAACGGCCCGCACCacgtcgggcatccgacgtgccggcgctaa